TCACCCAGATCAGGCCAAACATGCTGCGGCCTGTATCGAGTTTAAGTCCCACGATTTGTATCGGAGGTATGCCATTCAGGCCATCATATTTGCCGAGGAATTCCAGGTTACCAAACAGGAAAAACAGCGACAGACCCCAGGCAATAGTCCCCAGTGGCAGATAGTGGCCGGACAGGCGCATGGTAATCAGGCCTATCGCCAGTGCTGCCACCATGGTCAGCACCAGGCCTGCCAGCAAACCCAGCCACGGTGAATAACCGAGGGCCGTACTCAGATAAGCTGTCGAGTAAGCGCCGAGGCCAACAAAAGCTGCCTGGCCAAAAGAGGTCATGCCGCCTACCCCGGTCAGCAAGACCAGGCCCAGCGCGACGATCGCATACAGGCCTATATAGTTGGCAAGAGTGATCCAGAATTCAGGTACCGGCACCAGGGGGAACAGCAAGACCAGCGCAAGCAATATCCATTTACCGTGTCTGATGCCGTTGGTGAGGAGTGCTTTCATTATTCTTCATCCTCATCAGTATGTTTGCTGGAGAGTGAACGCCATAGCAAGACCGGGATAATCAGGGTAAATACGATAACCTCCTTATAGGCACTGGCCCAGAAAGATGAATACGATTCCAGCAAGCCCACCAGCAAGGCACCTGCTGCTGCCACCGGATAAGACACCAGACCACCGACGATGGCGCCAACGAAACCTTTGAGGCCGATCAAAAAGCCGCCGTCGTAATACACCGTGGTCATCGGGGCGATCAAGACACCGCACAATGCACCCATGGCCGCGGCAAGAGTAAATGCCAAGCGACCCGCCTGCGTGGTACCTATACCAACCAGTTGCGCACCGAGGCGATTGACAGCAGTAGCCCGCAAGGCCTTGCCGGACAGGCTGCGTTCAAAATAGAAATACAACGCAGCGATCAACAGAGCAGAAACAGCAATCACCACCAGACTCTGGCCAGATATCTGCATGGCACCAAGTTCAAAGCGGGCGTCACTGAAAGCGGTGGTGCGTGAACCCTCGGCACCGAACATGACCAGGCCCATGCCAGTCAACGCAAAGTGCACACCAACAGAAACGATGAGCAAGACCAGAGTACTGGCTTCTGCCAGAGGTTGGTAAGCCAGCCGGTAAATCATGGGCCCCATCGGCACGACTATCGTCAGTGCCAATAGGACCTGGGCGAACAAGGGCCATTCCTGCGCGTTGACATTGCGTGCCAGCAGCCAGACAGCCAGTGGAAACAGCAACAGCTTGCCAGCCGATAAAGCCAGGGCCTTGGCATTCACAGCTTGCTTGCTGCGCAGTTGCGCATAAATTTCCTTGCCCAGGCATAGCAAGCCAAAAGCGAGTAACAGGCTGGCAGAATGCGGGAACTTGCCAGACTGTATGGCAGCCAGACTGAGCGCACCAAAGGCGACAAATTCACCTTGCGGTATGAAGATAATCCGCGTGACGGAAAACACCAGCACCAGCGCCAATGCCAGCAAGGCATAGATGGCGCCACTGGTAATACCATCCTGAGCGAGGATGGCGGCAATTGAAAAATCCATGTAAACCTGACTTTCTTGCTTAGAACCTGTTTACGATCTGTAGCGAGCGGGCGTCAGCGAGGTCAGGGTAACAAAAGTGCAGCGCAAAAAGCGGAATGTACTTAAGTACATGAGCATTTTGAGCAACACATGATCCTCGCATAAACTCCTCTTGCGCACGCGCTAAAGATCGCAAACAGGTACTTACTAGTTCAAGCATGGCCCTCAGTACTTTGGGCCGAACAAAAAGGGAGCCGTAGCTCCCTTGATTACTTCATCAATACATCAGTTAGCCTGACCGATCAATTTCCATTTGCCATTGACGATTTGCACCATGACGCGGGAACGCTGGTCAAAACCAAGATGGTCAGTATCAGTCATATTGACGATGCCATGCGAGACTGGCAAGTTGACAGTATTTTCCAGAGCAGTACGCAAGGCAGCGCGGAATTCCTTGCTACCTGGCTGGGCTTTTTTCAAAGCGACCGTCGCGGCAGATTCCAGCAACAGACTAGCATCCCAGGCATGGCCACCAAAGGTGGAGACAGAACCTGCGCCATATTCTTTTTCATACGCTTTGACATAGCGCATGGCAGATTTTTTGACTGGATTATCATTGGACAATTGTTCAGCCACCAGCAGTGGGCCTGCTGGCAACCAGGTGCCTTCGCAATCCTTGCCGCAGACGCGCAGGAAGTCGTTATTGGCAACACCGTGGGTCTGGTAAATCTTGCCCTTGTAGCCGCGTTCTTTCAAGGTCTTTTGTGGCAGGGCTGCTGGTGTACCGGCACCGGCAATCAAGACTGCATCAGGATTGGTCGCCAGGATTTTGAGGATCTGGCCAGTGACTGAAGTATCACTGCGGGCAAAGCGCTCGTTAGCAACCACTTTGAGCTTGCGCAATTCAGCAATCTTGGAAAATTCTTTGTACCAGCCTTCGCCATAGGCATCGGCAAAGCCAATAAATGCAACAGTCTTGACGCCGGCATCGTTCATGTGACCGGTGATCGCCGTGGACATATGTGAATCATTTTGCGGCGTTTTGAATACCCAGTAACGCTTGGAATCAATAGGCGAAATAATCGCCGAAGATGCCGCCATCGAAATCATTGGCGTTTCATTTTCTGCTACCACATCGACCATGGCCAGGGAGTTAGGCGTGATGGTAGAACCGATGAGGATATCAACCTTGTCTTCGGCTATCAGCTTGCGGGCATTCTTGACAGCGGTCGTGGTATCAGAGGCGTCATCCAGTACGATGTATTCCACTTTCTTGCCGGCGATTTCCTTGGGCAGCAGGGCGAAGGTATTTTTTTCAGGGATGCCCAAAGAAGCTGCGGGGCCGGTGGCCGACACATTGACGCCAACCTTGATCTGCGCATAAGCATTTGTTGCCAGTACCAGCGATAACATGGCGGGCAAGGCCGCCAGTAAAAACCGTTTCTTCATGGGTAGTCTCCTGTTTTGCGATTATCTGCAATATTAATCATTACCAAACAATATGAATAAGAATGCAATTTGCCGACCGCTTGGTCGGTTAATTTTTTTCCAGTGTAACCTTTCCTTCGTGCAGGCACAATATTTAAGCTGGATCAATTTTCCAGACCAAATTTGTGAGCGGAATTTATCTTTATACTTCAGATAGGCAAGTCATGTCAGCTTTCTTGCCAGCAAAACAAGTCTTGCATGCACTTAGTTAATCCATTTTAATCAAATCAACAACAAAAGCACCACGCAGGGAATTGCACAACATGATTTGCTCTGCGGCCTGCAGGTCTGGCAGCGTCAGGACTTGCTCAGTCAGTTGATAACGCCTGTCTTCCAGCAATATCGCCCGCATGATGCCGGGCAAGACACCATCTTCGAGTGGCGGTGTCAGCCATTTGCCATTGAGTTTCAGCAAGACTGTACTGCGCCCGCCTTCGGTCAAATGCCCTTTTTCGTTAAAAAACAACATATCAAATGCGCCCTGTTGCTCTGCTGCCTGCCAGGCCTGGTCATATTGCTGGCGCAAACTGCTCTTATGGCGCAGGAACAGATTGCGGCTATCACTGGCAGTTGTCGCCAGCATGACCTTGGGCTGTTCTGGCATGCTGGTCAGTAGCGCTGTTCGCACCTCAAGTTTGCCATCCGGCTTCAGTGCCAGGCGCAACCTGTGTGGCAGGCTGGCAGGCAGGGCATCGCATGTTTGCTGCAATGCCAGTCTGATCTGCTGCTGGTCCCAGACAAAGCCAAAATACTGTGCCGATGCCTGCAGGCGCTGCAGATGCCGTGATTGATGGCGACAACCTTCTTCCTGTGTTGCGTACATGGTTTCAAACAGTTCAAACTGAGGTGGCAGTCCGGTCAGGAAACGTGCCTTTAAATGGCATTCTGCATATTCGTCCTGAGCCACACTGTCATATACGATGCCAGCGCCTACTCCCAGTACACCACGGCGCAAGACTGGCTCGGCATTATTAACAGGGGCTTGCAGTTGCAGAGTGCGTATAGGTACAGACAGGCAAAAATCGCCCATTTCGCCTGGCTGTGCCGGTGGATCGAACCAGCCTATGGCACCGGTATACAAGCCACGCGGCTCTGTCTCCAGTTCACGGATGATCTGCATGGTGCGGTGCTTGGGTGCGCCGGTAATCGAGCCACAGGGAAACAAGGCCGTCAGTATCTGTTCCAGATTCAGGTCTTGCTGCAAATCGGCTTCAACAGTAGAAGTCATTTGCAGCACGCTGGAAAAGCGCTTGACCTCAAATAATTTGGGTACCCTGACCGTGCCGGTTTTGGCGATGCGCCCGAGGTCGTTACGCAGCAAATCAACGATCATGAGATTTTCTGCGCGGTTCTTGCTGTCGGCAGCAAGTTCTGCCGCCAGACGCTGGTCTTGCTCTGCATCGCCAGTTGCCGCTGCCGTGCCCTTCATGGGGCGGGCAAGCAATTTACCCTGTTGCTGGCGCACGAATAATTCTGGTGACAACGAAACGACTGCCTCGCCATCAGGCAAGCAGATCAGCGCACCGTAAGGCACGGGCTGGCGCTGGCGCAAGCGGCTGTAGAGTGCGGCGGGTGGGCCGTAGCTGTCAAAATGCAGACGGTATGTGTAGTTGACCTGGTAAGTATCACCCGCAGCGATATATTCCCTGACCCTGGCTATGCCACCTTCAAACTGACTGGCATCGACACTGGGCTGTATACCTGCGATTCCGGCAATGGTGTTCGGTGCTTCTTGTGCCTGTAAAAAACCAGTGACTTGCTGGCTATCCAGAATATGGCATTGCCGGAACAGGAGTATGCGTGACACAGCCGCTGTAGGGTGTTCAACATGTTCACTAATGCCTTGCAATTGCGCGCCGCTTTCATACGACAGCAATGCCAGCGCAAAACTGCCCTGTTGCAAAGCCTGCTCTGCATCACGCCATAAGGCTGGCCACTGTTGCGCCGTGTTGCATGTCAATACGGCCTGCAGGTCATGGTAGTAGCGCGATTGTGCCTGCTCTGCGTGAGCATCATCAAGCAGGGCAAAGCATTCCCAGGCCCGGGGCAGAGGAAATGGCAGGACAGGATTGTTGGAAAAATCTGACACGCGGATTCAAGCTAACATAAAGATGTGCCGCAGTTTACCCGCAGATGCCTGCTTCTGCATAAAGCGATGCAAAAAGACGCCAATCAATAGAGAAGTATAGAACTCATTTCATCAATAAGGATGAGATGCGTTTGCCTTATAACGCAGTCCAGCGCGCGTTATGAGGCCAACCCTCCGGAAACTGACGATTTGGGCGCATTGCAGCGTTGCGCCCTTTGCTAAGGCAGGAGCCTTAGCTGCACAGGGTACACACCTTACGCCTTGCACTGCATCCCAAATCGTCTTGTTCGCACTCCCCCTTATTGATGAAATGAGTTCTGGTGCCATGGCACTTTTTTATGACATGATTCTGGCACATAGGTATAGTCGCTGGTATTCACTACAGCCAGTATTTTCCACGGGGCAATTCGCAATTTTTCTCATGCATAACACTTATTTCAGGTTACCAATGGCAAAACGCATCTTTCGCAAGAATTTGCAGGCAATCGCGCTGGCGATGCTGGCTGCCTTGATCCTGGGATTGATACTGTCTGCTTATCTGTTGCAAAGAAACTTGCGTGCAGAAGCCCTGTATAAATCTGACACTCTTGCCAGCAATATGGCAGACGCGATGATCGCCAATGATATGCGGCAATTGCAAAGCCTGTTGCTGAATGCCACCAATACGCCAGACATGCAGACTGCGAATGTCTATGACAGCCATGGCCAGCCCATACTGGCCTGGAACCCGCAGGGCCAGTTGATCAAGACCAGTGGCGTAGAAGCCACAACCTTGCTGCGGCGGCATGTGGTGGAATATCACCCGGGCAATTTCAGTGCCATTAGCCCGGTGCTGAGTGGCACCACGGTGATAGGTCAGGTGCAGTTGCAAATCAGTACCTGGCCGCTGTACCAGCACATCCTGTTGTTCTTGCTGATCGCCAGTTTCCTGTTTGTGTTTACCACTGCACTTGCAGCTTACTGGCTAACGAATAAGCAATTGCGCTCCGTGCAACCCATCATGGAATTAAGCGTGATAGCTGAAAAAGTGGCAACGCTGGGTGATTACAGCCTGCGCGCACCACAAGACCCTGAGCATGAACTGGGCAGCCTGAACATGCATTTCAATCTCATGCTGGCAAGGATGGAAGCCTGGGAAAACGATATGCAAAGCGAGGCCAAGGAAAGGCGCGAAGCAGACAGCCGCCTGGCCATTTTGAACAACCATGACAGCCTGACCAAGCTGCCGAACCGCCACTATTTCCACCGGCTGCTCAGCAACTGCCTCGAAGATGCAGTTGCCAATGAAGAAATGGCAGCCCTGATGTTTATCGACCTCGACCACTTCAAGGGTCTCAGCGAAAGTTTTGGCTATGATGCCGGTGACCTGATTCTGGCGACCATGGCCAACCGCCTGTGTGGTGTCTTGCGCAGTACCGATACGCTATGCCGTGTCGATGGCGATGAATTTGCCGCCATCATGCCCAATGTGGGCAGTCTGGAAGTGGTAGAACAACTGGCAGACCGGCTGGTCAAGGCCATCAACCAGCCCATGACCTTGCGCGGCCAGCAAATATTGCTGAGCGCCAGTGTGGGCGTAGCCTGCTGTCCCCTGCATGCCAAAGAGCAGCGGCTATTTTTGCATCATGCTGATATTGCACTGAAAGCCGCCAAGGCCGCTGGCCGCAA
This is a stretch of genomic DNA from Undibacterium sp. KW1. It encodes these proteins:
- a CDS encoding branched-chain amino acid ABC transporter permease, with translation MDFSIAAILAQDGITSGAIYALLALALVLVFSVTRIIFIPQGEFVAFGALSLAAIQSGKFPHSASLLLAFGLLCLGKEIYAQLRSKQAVNAKALALSAGKLLLFPLAVWLLARNVNAQEWPLFAQVLLALTIVVPMGPMIYRLAYQPLAEASTLVLLIVSVGVHFALTGMGLVMFGAEGSRTTAFSDARFELGAMQISGQSLVVIAVSALLIAALYFYFERSLSGKALRATAVNRLGAQLVGIGTTQAGRLAFTLAAAMGALCGVLIAPMTTVYYDGGFLIGLKGFVGAIVGGLVSYPVAAAGALLVGLLESYSSFWASAYKEVIVFTLIIPVLLWRSLSSKHTDEDEE
- a CDS encoding ABC transporter substrate-binding protein, which codes for MKKRFLLAALPAMLSLVLATNAYAQIKVGVNVSATGPAASLGIPEKNTFALLPKEIAGKKVEYIVLDDASDTTTAVKNARKLIAEDKVDILIGSTITPNSLAMVDVVAENETPMISMAASSAIISPIDSKRYWVFKTPQNDSHMSTAITGHMNDAGVKTVAFIGFADAYGEGWYKEFSKIAELRKLKVVANERFARSDTSVTGQILKILATNPDAVLIAGAGTPAALPQKTLKERGYKGKIYQTHGVANNDFLRVCGKDCEGTWLPAGPLLVAEQLSNDNPVKKSAMRYVKAYEKEYGAGSVSTFGGHAWDASLLLESAATVALKKAQPGSKEFRAALRTALENTVNLPVSHGIVNMTDTDHLGFDQRSRVMVQIVNGKWKLIGQAN
- the pabB gene encoding aminodeoxychorismate synthase component I — translated: MSDFSNNPVLPFPLPRAWECFALLDDAHAEQAQSRYYHDLQAVLTCNTAQQWPALWRDAEQALQQGSFALALLSYESGAQLQGISEHVEHPTAAVSRILLFRQCHILDSQQVTGFLQAQEAPNTIAGIAGIQPSVDASQFEGGIARVREYIAAGDTYQVNYTYRLHFDSYGPPAALYSRLRQRQPVPYGALICLPDGEAVVSLSPELFVRQQQGKLLARPMKGTAAATGDAEQDQRLAAELAADSKNRAENLMIVDLLRNDLGRIAKTGTVRVPKLFEVKRFSSVLQMTSTVEADLQQDLNLEQILTALFPCGSITGAPKHRTMQIIRELETEPRGLYTGAIGWFDPPAQPGEMGDFCLSVPIRTLQLQAPVNNAEPVLRRGVLGVGAGIVYDSVAQDEYAECHLKARFLTGLPPQFELFETMYATQEEGCRHQSRHLQRLQASAQYFGFVWDQQQIRLALQQTCDALPASLPHRLRLALKPDGKLEVRTALLTSMPEQPKVMLATTASDSRNLFLRHKSSLRQQYDQAWQAAEQQGAFDMLFFNEKGHLTEGGRSTVLLKLNGKWLTPPLEDGVLPGIMRAILLEDRRYQLTEQVLTLPDLQAAEQIMLCNSLRGAFVVDLIKMD
- a CDS encoding sensor domain-containing diguanylate cyclase — its product is MAKRIFRKNLQAIALAMLAALILGLILSAYLLQRNLRAEALYKSDTLASNMADAMIANDMRQLQSLLLNATNTPDMQTANVYDSHGQPILAWNPQGQLIKTSGVEATTLLRRHVVEYHPGNFSAISPVLSGTTVIGQVQLQISTWPLYQHILLFLLIASFLFVFTTALAAYWLTNKQLRSVQPIMELSVIAEKVATLGDYSLRAPQDPEHELGSLNMHFNLMLARMEAWENDMQSEAKERREADSRLAILNNHDSLTKLPNRHYFHRLLSNCLEDAVANEEMAALMFIDLDHFKGLSESFGYDAGDLILATMANRLCGVLRSTDTLCRVDGDEFAAIMPNVGSLEVVEQLADRLVKAINQPMTLRGQQILLSASVGVACCPLHAKEQRLFLHHADIALKAAKAAGRNTWRLYSKDLPKTSQAVQLSI